One genomic region from Quercus robur chromosome 4, dhQueRobu3.1, whole genome shotgun sequence encodes:
- the LOC126723620 gene encoding protein NRT1/ PTR FAMILY 5.4-like isoform X1, whose product MTHNSHKDTKKQVSAQQKPSRGGWNAAIFIIFVELAERFAFYGLGANLITYLTNVLNQPISTAAKNVNTWAGVSYLFPLFGAFVADSFLGRFKTILLASVIYFMGMVLLTLSVSVIPLDYRKAIFFVALYILSVGEGGHKPCVQTFAADQFDEDSLEDKKVKSSFFNWWFFGIVAGSSAAILAVIYVEDSIGWAAGIGMLAIALAVSLTLFLIGIKRYRKQGPLGSPLTTVAQVLVAAARKWRVAEKCGSYSVYHADVLHAVGQPKTRTLTHTNQLRCLDKAMIIDNLDAMRTIRDPWRLCSLNQVEEVKLVLRLSPIWLSCLMFPIIMSQINTYFTKQGSTMHRAITPHFTIPPASLQALVGLTILFNIPLYDRVFVRITRKFTGHPSGITVLQRIGIGLFLSIFVMVVSALVEAKRINIAKEYNLLDHPKAIVPMKVWWLLPQYIIAGLADIFTFVGLQELFYAQMPEAMRSLGAALFLSVTGVGNFISSAIISMVQAISSRNGEEWLGDNINRAHLDYFYWVLAGLSSLNFCAYVWIAKCFVYKKVEEDDVPGEKELGAINGYVDGEII is encoded by the exons ATGACTCATAATAGCCATAAAGATACCAAGAAGCAGGTCTCTGCACAACAAAAGCCATCAAGGGGAGGTTGGAACGCAGCCATATTCATCATTT TCGTTGAACTAGCAGAGAGATTTGCGTTCTATGGATTGGGTGCAAACCTCATCACATACCTCACAAATGTTCTCAACCAGCCTATATCCACAGCGGCTAAGAATGTCAACACTTGGGCTGGCGTATCCTATCTCTTCCCTTTGTTTGGAGCCTTTGTTGCTGATTCCTTCTTGGGTCGGTTCAAAACAATCCTTTTGGCTTCTGTCATTTATTTTATG GGAATGGTTTTGTTAACACTGTCGGTCTCAGTAATTCCCTTGGATTATCGTAAAGCGATATTCTTTGTAGCGCTTTACATATTATCAGTCGGGGAAGGTGGGCACAAGCCATGTGTGCAAACCTTTGCAGCAGACCAATTTGATGAGGACTCACTTGAGGACAAGAAGGTCAAGAGCTCATTTTTTAACTGGTGGTTCTTCGGAATAGTGGCTGGCTCATCCGCTGCCATTTTGGCAGTAATATACGTGGAG GATAGTATTGGCTGGGCTGCAGGAATTGGGATGTTGGCAATAGCATTGGCAGTGTCACTAACATTGTTCTTGATAGGAATCAAGAGGTACCGTAAGCAAGGTCCCCTCGGGAGCCCATTAACTACAGTGGCACAGGTACTCGTGGCGGCCGCGAGGAAGTGGCGCGTGGCTGAGAAATGCGGCAGTTATAGTGTTTATCATGCAGATGTGCTCCATGCTGTGGGTCAACCTAAGACTCGGACTTTGACCCATACAAATCAGCTGAG ATGTTTGGACAAAGCAATGATTATTGACAACCTCGATGCCATGAGAACAATCCGGGATCCTTGGAGGCTATGCTCTTTAAATCAAGTGGAAGAAGTGAAGCTTGTTCTACGCCTTTCACCCATATGGTTGAGTTGCTTAATGTTCCCCATAATCATGTCCCAAATCAATACCTACTTTACAAAGCAAGGTAGTACAATGCACCGAGCCATTACACCCCATTTTACCATTCCCCCAGCTTCACTTCAAGCCCTTGTTGGCCTCACAATCCTATTCAATATTCCCCTCTATGACCGAGTTTTTGTCCGCATTACTAGAAAATTCACGGGACACCCATCTGGCATAACTGTGCTACAAAGGATAGGCATTGGTCTATTTCTCTCAATATTCGTCATGGTTGTGTCTGCTCTAGTAGAGGCCAAAAGGATCAATATTGCAAAAGAGTATAACCTATTGGACCACCCTAAAGCAATAGTACCAATGAAAGTGTGGTGGCTACTACCGCAATATATAATTGCTGGTTTGGCTGATATATTCACATTTGTTGGGCTCCAAGAACTGTTTTATGCACAAATGCCAGAGGCAATGAGAAGCTTAGGAGCAGCACTATTCCTTAGTGTTACAGGAGTTGGAAATTTCATTAGCAGTGCAATTATTTCTATGGTTCAAGCAATCAGTTCAAGGAATGGTGAAGAATGGCTTGGTGACAATATCAATCGTGCGCATCTGGATTACTTCTATTGGGTGCTGGCTGGGTTAAgttctttgaatttttgtgcTTATGTATGGATTGCTAAGTGTTTTGTGTACAAAAaagttgaagaagatgatgttCCAGGAGAAAAGGAGTTGGGAGCCATCAATGGGTACGTGGATGGGGAGATAATATGA